A window of Cryptomeria japonica chromosome 3, Sugi_1.0, whole genome shotgun sequence contains these coding sequences:
- the LOC131874529 gene encoding protein WUSCHEL-like, whose protein sequence is MDRGSAADSRLIRSGSAVESASVRSSCSRWKPTDNQKRILESLFANGTRKPCLEEIERITADLQGHGPHVQGKNVFYWFQNATAREKRMKESSSRLPSVFKARNWTSLFRSKKRSSEKSYVEGEEDRRYSSVDPSDVRTLELFPLHPGL, encoded by the exons ATGGATCGCGGATCTGCTGCAG ATTCCAGGCTTATAAGATCTGGAAGTGCTGTTGAGAGCGCAAGCGTGAGGAGTAGTTGTAGTAGATGGAAGCCAACCGACAATCAGAAGAGAATATTGGAGTCTCTTTTCGCGAATGGAACGAGAAAGCCATGTTTGGAGGAAATAGAGCGCATTACTGCAGATCTGCAGGGGCATGGTCCTCATGTGCAAGGCAAGAACGTCTTCTACTGGTTTCAGAATGCCACTGCCAGAGAGAAACGGATGAAAGAATCAT cCTCAAGATTGCCCTCAGTATTCAAGGCGCGAAATTGGACTTCTCTTTTCCGTTCGAAGAAGAGGTCATCTGAGAAAAGCTATGTAGAG GGAGAAGAAGATCGCCGGTATTCATCGGTAGATCCGTCTGACGTGAGAACTTTGGAATTATTTCCTCTGCATCCCGGTCTGTGA